Proteins found in one Mucilaginibacter gracilis genomic segment:
- a CDS encoding endonuclease domain-containing protein, with amino-acid sequence MNVLNETLDSFKLFCIAIDAKVIQQKDVQGGVQTSISRGQQIVHLIAYKSGNFLVQGAKGLLRETVDNWANKSGRHNAKGWGDFPMSWKEWGSNANWIADYHNRHGTPKEEEASHHYRINREVLFHDFMFRNAPGNHITFINLSFVVRSWFKRFCYMNLPVSRLLDNIAKYIDQYDVGLDDIPLAIAADAISYTMSHHCPVKFITIGSNEICPQVKTNQDDCTADLIDALYPYCKGQQMLAYTKGNLDKLIKRKHNLSWLDIRPSTPIEEKMADGLKSAGLLHIPQYQAYSAEHRYKIDFVIKTNNGLSLAIECDGLQFHARPGTYIRDRVRDRYLQQRGFHILRFSSIEIFNEINHCVTEIEEAFRLIQQGKLSLKTDQRIGYFGILKEDNI; translated from the coding sequence ATGAATGTGCTAAACGAGACACTTGATTCATTTAAATTATTTTGTATCGCCATCGATGCGAAAGTTATCCAGCAAAAAGATGTCCAGGGCGGGGTTCAAACCAGTATTTCACGTGGACAACAAATTGTACACCTAATTGCGTATAAAAGTGGAAATTTTCTTGTGCAGGGTGCAAAAGGTCTTTTACGAGAGACGGTAGATAATTGGGCGAACAAATCCGGGCGACATAATGCGAAAGGATGGGGGGATTTTCCAATGAGTTGGAAAGAATGGGGTAGTAACGCTAACTGGATTGCCGATTACCATAACCGGCACGGCACACCGAAGGAAGAAGAGGCCTCACACCACTATCGAATAAACAGAGAAGTCCTGTTTCATGATTTTATGTTCCGGAATGCACCGGGTAATCACATTACGTTTATCAATCTGTCTTTTGTGGTTAGGAGCTGGTTCAAACGGTTTTGTTATATGAATTTACCCGTGAGTCGCCTGCTCGATAACATTGCTAAATACATAGATCAATATGATGTTGGCTTAGACGATATTCCTTTGGCCATAGCCGCAGATGCAATATCATATACGATGAGCCACCATTGCCCTGTTAAATTTATCACTATAGGGAGTAACGAAATCTGTCCACAGGTGAAAACAAATCAAGATGATTGTACGGCGGATTTAATCGATGCACTTTATCCTTATTGTAAGGGCCAACAGATGTTAGCCTATACCAAAGGTAATCTTGACAAACTGATTAAACGTAAGCATAATCTATCATGGCTGGATATTAGGCCATCAACACCAATTGAAGAGAAAATGGCGGATGGATTAAAATCAGCAGGCTTACTTCACATTCCGCAATATCAAGCATATAGTGCAGAACATCGTTATAAGATCGATTTTGTAATCAAAACGAACAATGGGTTATCTCTCGCCATCGAATGTGATGGTTTACAATTTCATGCAAGACCTGGGACCTATATACGTGACCGCGTTAGAGATCGCTACCTTCAGCAACGGGGCTTTCATATTCTTCGATTCTCGTCCATTGAAATCTTTAATGAAATTAATCATTGTGTAACAGAGATAGAGGAAGCCTTTCGCCTTATACAGCAAGGAAAACTTTCCTTAAAAACTGATCAGCGCATTGGATATTTCGGAATATTAAAAGAAGACAATATCTGA
- a CDS encoding nucleotidyltransferase domain-containing protein has product MKDIILQKLTELEQSENIKILYACESGSRAWGFASPDSDFDVRFIYARNVNHYLSIAEMPDVVGLPVDEVLDIGGWDLKKALKLFLKSNGPLYEWLQSPIVYRQDNTFADEMRSLMPAYFSLRSGGNHYLSMANNTLRDDLQSELVKLKRYFYALRPTLACQWIVEKQSVPPMEFDKLRVLISNDKIQKSIDHLLEQKKDADEKAFIKPVALLNEWLADTLNYCREQLPLLQSEKKDADELNEVFRKYIQP; this is encoded by the coding sequence ATGAAAGACATCATCCTGCAAAAGTTAACTGAACTGGAGCAATCGGAAAATATAAAAATCCTGTATGCGTGCGAATCGGGTAGCCGGGCCTGGGGCTTTGCCTCGCCCGATAGTGACTTTGATGTTCGCTTTATTTACGCCCGGAATGTCAACCACTATCTGAGTATTGCAGAAATGCCGGATGTGGTTGGCCTCCCGGTTGACGAAGTATTGGATATCGGCGGTTGGGATCTAAAGAAGGCTTTGAAGCTATTCCTCAAATCAAATGGCCCTTTGTACGAATGGCTGCAATCACCTATCGTATATCGTCAGGATAATACTTTCGCTGATGAAATGCGCAGTTTAATGCCAGCTTATTTTTCCTTGCGCTCGGGTGGTAATCACTATTTATCAATGGCGAACAATACGCTTAGAGATGATCTGCAAAGTGAACTTGTCAAGCTGAAGCGCTACTTTTATGCACTGCGCCCTACTTTAGCTTGCCAATGGATAGTTGAGAAACAATCTGTACCGCCAATGGAATTTGATAAACTGAGGGTATTAATAAGCAATGATAAAATTCAAAAAAGCATCGATCATTTGCTTGAACAAAAGAAAGACGCGGATGAAAAGGCTTTTATCAAACCCGTTGCTTTGCTTAACGAGTGGTTAGCTGATACACTGAATTATTGCAGGGAACAATTGCCTCTGCTGCAATCGGAGAAGAAAGACGCAGATGAACTGAATGAAGTGTTTAGAAAATACATACAGCCATGA
- a CDS encoding DEAD/DEAH box helicase yields MKDDRLNLYKSLFKGREDVFALRWEKSGKSSYMPAYSFDPHRYRLHQMKGGTFQTFTDKSYQTLTDDHLIKHLKGEQVVGLYPLLQDNTSWFIAADFDEADWIKECRAFIKICEEHDIPTYLERSRSGKGGHVWIFFEEPYEAFRSRKIMMALLQKAGLISVFDKNSSFDRLFPNQDYHSKKGLGNLIALPLNKTSLNDGNSCFVDPETLQPFDDQWSFLKTIKRIQISQLNYIYKEQTAHDELSTGLFQKDQPIAGKLAILLNNEIHISRIGLPASVVGFLKEELNFPNNEYQVKKNINKNTFGVKRYFKLLNETPDSISIPRGFIGRLLRFCKELQIEYVLEDQRKKAELISFKGTISLREYQLPAQQAATKKDFGVIVAPPGSGKTVLSLAIIKDKQQPALILVHRKQLADQWIERIESFLGIPKKDIGRIGQGKNKPGKHITVAMIQSMEKALATAENVELMNAFGTIIIDECHHVPAETYQRVIGKLSSYYMYGLTATPFRKYNDGKLIFIHLGEIIHEVKAPDVQNQTGTQIIIRDTDLFVPFNTKTDKFETLFKILIHDSARNQLILNDVVSKLNTGRKAVIITERKEHITSLQQYLKQNYDTIALSGEDSDLSKKSKWAAINKGDLQVLITTGQYFGEGTDIQNIECLFLVYPFAFEGKLIQYIGRVQRSEVLPVIYDYRDHKISYLERLFQKRNQYYKKLDQNGLTSLLDESEVVSGQINEKIEVPIENLEFRFGSIAFKRPLAAFNNKEVEFEIENLNIRPEFTVLKPYFIRFLKSTTVLINIRATFQHNRLVFKSATSIDLDKINREVIESVKFRFLSKEIIKGIPAGEENLLDAGQVQGGSEQLIYTNEDDLLENILTLKQYKHHRHLRYLSQKHERSILKLRFVLEPFSFVFLLSGNNQYHLVWETLDTEEATYIWHIEKSAYELERNLKRIDALLGQIRTKGRQLYLETNPEHFSRVVHDYSDDKGFIIWKDLLEEKLY; encoded by the coding sequence ATGAAAGATGACCGATTAAATCTATACAAGTCCTTATTCAAAGGCAGGGAAGATGTGTTTGCTTTAAGATGGGAGAAAAGTGGTAAAAGCAGCTATATGCCTGCTTATAGTTTTGATCCTCACCGATATCGACTGCATCAAATGAAAGGCGGTACTTTTCAAACCTTTACCGATAAATCATATCAAACGTTAACAGACGATCATTTAATTAAGCATTTAAAAGGTGAGCAAGTTGTAGGCCTCTACCCATTATTACAAGATAATACATCCTGGTTCATTGCGGCTGATTTTGATGAAGCGGACTGGATTAAAGAATGCAGGGCATTTATCAAAATCTGTGAGGAACATGATATACCTACTTACTTAGAGCGCTCACGTTCCGGCAAAGGTGGCCACGTATGGATATTTTTTGAAGAGCCCTATGAAGCATTTCGGAGCAGAAAGATAATGATGGCCCTGCTACAGAAAGCAGGCTTGATTTCTGTTTTCGATAAAAACTCAAGCTTTGACCGGCTTTTTCCCAATCAGGACTACCATTCAAAGAAAGGCTTAGGAAACCTTATTGCTTTACCCTTAAACAAAACGAGCCTAAACGATGGCAATAGCTGTTTCGTTGATCCTGAAACCTTACAGCCCTTTGATGACCAGTGGTCTTTTTTAAAAACAATCAAAAGGATTCAGATAAGCCAACTCAATTACATTTACAAAGAACAAACTGCCCACGACGAACTTTCAACAGGGCTATTTCAAAAAGATCAGCCTATAGCTGGTAAGTTAGCCATATTATTAAACAATGAAATTCATATTAGCCGCATAGGATTACCTGCTTCGGTTGTTGGCTTTTTGAAAGAGGAACTAAACTTTCCCAACAATGAATACCAGGTAAAAAAGAATATCAATAAAAACACTTTTGGCGTAAAACGCTACTTTAAACTATTGAATGAAACACCGGATTCTATTTCAATCCCCCGTGGATTTATTGGTAGGTTATTACGGTTTTGTAAAGAGCTGCAAATTGAATATGTACTCGAAGATCAAAGAAAGAAAGCAGAGTTAATCAGTTTTAAAGGCACTATTTCATTAAGGGAGTATCAATTACCCGCGCAGCAGGCAGCTACTAAAAAAGATTTTGGAGTTATTGTCGCTCCGCCTGGTTCTGGTAAAACAGTATTGAGTTTGGCTATTATAAAAGACAAGCAGCAACCGGCACTCATTTTAGTTCATCGCAAGCAACTGGCAGACCAATGGATAGAACGCATAGAATCCTTCCTGGGGATTCCTAAAAAGGATATTGGACGTATTGGTCAAGGAAAGAACAAGCCCGGTAAACACATTACTGTTGCCATGATCCAAAGTATGGAAAAAGCACTGGCAACAGCTGAAAATGTAGAGTTGATGAATGCGTTTGGTACCATCATCATTGATGAGTGCCACCATGTTCCGGCTGAAACTTATCAGCGTGTTATTGGGAAACTGAGTAGCTACTATATGTACGGGCTCACCGCTACACCATTTAGAAAGTATAATGATGGCAAGTTAATATTTATTCATTTGGGAGAAATCATCCATGAGGTTAAAGCACCGGATGTGCAAAATCAAACTGGTACGCAGATTATCATTAGGGATACCGATCTGTTTGTTCCCTTTAATACCAAAACAGACAAGTTCGAAACACTATTTAAGATCTTGATCCATGATTCGGCAAGAAATCAACTCATTTTAAATGATGTGGTATCAAAATTAAATACCGGTAGAAAAGCTGTTATCATCACAGAACGGAAAGAGCATATCACTTCTCTGCAACAATATTTAAAACAAAATTACGATACCATAGCATTAAGTGGCGAAGATTCTGACTTATCTAAAAAGTCTAAATGGGCAGCTATAAATAAAGGTGACTTACAGGTGCTGATTACAACAGGCCAGTATTTTGGCGAAGGAACCGACATCCAGAATATAGAGTGCCTGTTCTTAGTTTACCCATTTGCTTTTGAGGGTAAGCTGATTCAATATATCGGCAGGGTACAACGATCAGAAGTATTACCTGTCATTTACGATTACCGTGACCACAAGATTAGCTATCTGGAAAGACTCTTTCAGAAAAGAAACCAGTATTATAAAAAGCTCGATCAAAATGGACTAACGAGCTTGTTAGATGAAAGCGAAGTAGTAAGCGGTCAAATCAATGAGAAAATTGAGGTGCCCATTGAGAATTTGGAATTTAGATTTGGTAGTATTGCTTTTAAACGCCCCTTAGCCGCTTTTAATAATAAAGAAGTTGAATTTGAAATAGAGAACCTAAATATCAGGCCCGAGTTTACCGTACTTAAACCCTACTTTATCAGGTTTCTAAAAAGCACAACTGTATTGATAAATATCCGGGCCACTTTTCAACATAATAGGCTGGTGTTTAAATCAGCAACCTCAATTGATCTTGATAAGATAAACCGCGAGGTTATTGAAAGTGTAAAGTTCCGGTTCTTGAGTAAAGAGATCATTAAAGGCATTCCTGCTGGTGAAGAAAATCTATTGGATGCCGGGCAAGTGCAAGGCGGTAGTGAACAATTGATTTATACAAATGAGGATGATCTATTGGAAAACATACTGACTCTCAAGCAGTATAAGCATCATCGTCATCTCCGTTACCTTTCCCAAAAACATGAACGATCTATATTAAAGCTCCGCTTTGTATTAGAGCCTTTTTCATTTGTGTTCTTGCTCTCTGGCAATAATCAATATCATTTGGTTTGGGAAACATTAGATACCGAAGAAGCAACCTATATATGGCATATCGAAAAGTCTGCCTACGAACTTGAAAGGAATTTAAAGCGGATAGATGCACTGCTTGGACAGATACGAACAAAAGGGCGGCAGCTATATCTTGAAACTAATCCTGAACATTTTAGCAGGGTCGTTCATGATTATTCCGACGACAAAGGCTTCATTATTTGGAAGGATCTATTGGAAGAAAAATTATATTAG
- a CDS encoding 3' terminal RNA ribose 2'-O-methyltransferase Hen1, with product MLLTISTTHFPADDLSYLLHKHPGKIQSVDLSAGKAHIFYPEVSDEKCTAALLLDIDPVGLVRSAGPKGNDFALEQYVNDRPYVSSSFMSAAIAKAYSSALNGRCKDKPELVDVAMPFTVKLSVLPVKGGELVLRALFEPLGYQVNAVQHTLDPTFPEWGYSRYFTVELSNKLTLQQLLSHLYVLIPVCDNDKHYWVNQEEVEKLLEKGKDWLETHPAKEMVVRRYLKNQRLLTNQALGGLLSKDEIKEAVENEITIEGMTDIEEPQLRIHELRLHAAKEELLLAGAKRVADLGCGEGKLIKLLLAEKQFEFVLGMDVSYRSLEIAKERLKLERMPERQLQRVRLIQGSLTYRDKRLEGFDGAALVEVIEHLDEPRLAALERSVFEFAKPGVVVITTPNAEYNVRFADHQEGKMRHSDHRFEWTRKEFESWGTDLAVKYSYNVIFKPVGEVDAEVGALSQMAVFSRRDEIAEQLV from the coding sequence ATGTTACTAACCATATCCACCACGCATTTCCCAGCAGATGATCTGAGCTACTTATTGCACAAGCATCCGGGTAAAATACAATCTGTTGATCTATCGGCAGGAAAGGCTCATATCTTTTATCCGGAAGTAAGTGATGAAAAATGCACAGCCGCTTTACTACTGGACATCGACCCGGTGGGATTGGTAAGGAGTGCCGGGCCTAAAGGCAATGACTTTGCCCTGGAACAATATGTGAATGACCGGCCTTATGTGTCAAGTTCATTTATGAGCGCTGCCATTGCCAAAGCTTATTCCTCTGCTCTTAACGGCAGATGCAAGGATAAGCCGGAGTTGGTAGATGTAGCCATGCCATTTACAGTTAAGCTATCAGTATTGCCGGTAAAGGGTGGCGAGCTTGTGTTGAGAGCCTTATTTGAGCCATTAGGCTACCAAGTTAATGCCGTGCAACATACCCTTGATCCCACTTTCCCGGAATGGGGTTACAGCCGATATTTTACTGTAGAGCTAAGCAACAAACTGACTCTACAGCAACTGCTTTCGCACTTATATGTATTGATACCCGTCTGTGACAACGACAAGCATTATTGGGTAAACCAGGAGGAAGTCGAAAAGCTACTGGAGAAAGGTAAGGATTGGTTGGAAACCCATCCGGCCAAAGAAATGGTCGTTCGCAGGTACCTGAAAAATCAGCGATTGCTGACTAATCAGGCATTAGGTGGATTGTTGAGCAAGGATGAGATCAAGGAAGCGGTAGAAAATGAAATAACGATAGAAGGAATGACCGATATTGAAGAGCCGCAATTACGCATACACGAATTACGCTTACATGCCGCTAAAGAGGAGTTATTGTTGGCTGGCGCTAAACGGGTAGCGGATTTGGGTTGCGGCGAAGGTAAACTCATCAAGCTTTTATTGGCCGAAAAGCAATTTGAATTTGTTTTGGGCATGGATGTGAGCTATCGCTCGTTGGAGATCGCAAAGGAAAGACTGAAACTGGAACGGATGCCGGAAAGGCAACTGCAAAGAGTACGGCTGATTCAAGGCTCATTAACTTACAGGGACAAAAGACTGGAAGGCTTTGATGGCGCTGCATTGGTAGAAGTGATAGAACACCTGGATGAACCGAGACTGGCTGCGCTCGAAAGATCGGTATTCGAATTTGCAAAACCGGGCGTTGTAGTTATTACGACACCAAACGCAGAATACAATGTGCGTTTTGCAGATCACCAAGAAGGTAAAATGCGCCATAGCGACCACCGCTTTGAGTGGACGAGGAAAGAATTTGAAAGCTGGGGTACTGATTTGGCTGTAAAATATAGTTACAACGTGATCTTTAAACCGGTTGGAGAGGTGGATGCTGAAGTTGGGGCATTAAGCCAGATGGCGGTATTTAGCCGCCGTGATGAAATAGCAGAACAATTGGTATAA
- a CDS encoding DNA polymerase beta superfamily protein → MTYEQLKQQKELILLDCISGSTAYNLNVAGSDVDKKGIFIMPQKQLYGFERQDQIANASNDEVYFEIGRFLELLAKNNPNILELLSTPKEHVLFRHPLMDLIKPEDFLSKLCLDTFAGYAQTQIKKARGLNKKINKPLDTERKSVLDFCFVIHNNGSIPLKEWLIEHSFTQEECGLVNLDHFRNVYLLYHQKQLTEGRFKGIISGADADDVQLSSVPKGVENVAVINFNKDSYSIYCREYKEYQEWETKRNEQRYQSTLSHGKSYDAKNMMHTFRLLNMAEEIALYQKVIVKRDDRDFLLKIRNGEFEFDALMRMVEEKMEEVRGAYEKSALPDKPNIQIAEGLLVQIRRSIYSS, encoded by the coding sequence ATGACCTACGAACAGCTAAAGCAACAAAAAGAACTTATACTATTGGATTGTATCAGCGGCAGCACAGCTTACAACCTGAATGTGGCTGGCTCTGACGTGGACAAAAAAGGAATCTTCATCATGCCTCAAAAACAGCTATATGGATTTGAGCGGCAAGATCAGATTGCTAATGCATCTAACGATGAAGTTTACTTTGAGATAGGTCGTTTCCTGGAGTTATTGGCGAAGAATAATCCCAATATATTGGAGTTATTAAGCACGCCAAAAGAGCATGTATTATTTCGCCATCCATTAATGGATCTGATAAAGCCGGAGGATTTCTTGTCGAAACTTTGCCTGGATACCTTTGCCGGATATGCCCAAACACAAATCAAAAAAGCAAGGGGACTAAATAAGAAGATCAACAAGCCATTAGATACCGAACGTAAATCGGTATTAGATTTCTGCTTTGTAATCCATAATAATGGCAGTATCCCATTAAAGGAATGGCTAATAGAACATAGCTTCACACAAGAAGAATGCGGCTTAGTTAATCTCGACCATTTCAGGAATGTGTACTTACTATACCATCAAAAGCAATTAACCGAAGGACGATTCAAAGGAATCATATCGGGTGCCGATGCCGATGACGTACAGTTAAGCTCTGTGCCTAAAGGTGTAGAAAACGTCGCTGTCATAAACTTTAACAAGGATAGCTATTCCATTTACTGCCGGGAATACAAGGAATACCAGGAATGGGAAACAAAGCGCAATGAGCAACGCTATCAAAGCACATTATCACATGGCAAAAGCTACGATGCTAAAAATATGATGCATACTTTCCGGCTCTTAAACATGGCCGAAGAAATTGCGCTATACCAAAAAGTGATCGTTAAGCGTGATGATCGCGACTTTCTGCTCAAGATCCGCAATGGCGAGTTTGAGTTTGATGCACTGATGCGAATGGTGGAAGAAAAGATGGAAGAAGTCAGGGGCGCTTATGAAAAATCTGCTTTGCCTGATAAACCTAATATTCAAATAGCAGAAGGGTTGTTGGTGCAAATTAGAAGATCTATTTATAGCAGTTAA
- a CDS encoding polynucleotide kinase-phosphatase — translation MSTNKTIQIPELALVVLIGATGSGKSSFAKKHFKPTEIVSSDACRGLVSDDENNQAASADAFALARYITGLRLKNGLVTVIDATNVQEEARKDWIKLAREYHCLPVAIILNMPEKVCAQRNGLRPDRNFGAHVIPQHISQLKRSFKKLKYEGFRHIFELRSPEEVDAISGIVRDPLYNNKKEETGPLDIIGDIHGCYDELIQLLTDLNYTNNGETWVHPEGRKAVFAGDLVDRGPKTPDVLKLVMSMTSTGNAYCVPDNHDIKLMRWLSGKNVQAKHGLQESIDQLSLETQEFREQARKFLDGLISHYVFDGGKLVVAHAGLKESMQGRGSGAVREFCLYGETTGEIDEFGLPVRLNWAAEYKGRAMVVYGHTPVPEAQWLNNTIDIDTGCVFGGSLTALRYPERELVAVKAAQVYCEPVKPLNHGKADKTSLTMQQENDTVLDIAEFTGKQIVETRLGNNITIREENAIAALEVMSRFAINPKWLIYLPPTMSPSKTSILDDYLEFPTEAFDYYKAAGISKVVCQEKHMGSRAVVIVGKNEEAISKAFGITGEGIGTVYTRTGRAFFNDKATEQALLARLNEALVNSGFYEAFDTDWVCLDTELMPWSAKAQALLQTQYAAVGSAATHALDDVMDALKQLTKRDANGGALLAEYSERQNEAKQFTKAYQQYCWPVNSLDDYKLAPFHILASEGKLWTSENHEWHMEQIKKICEADPVILLATPYKVVELNDETSINYATEWWLSLTGKGGEGMVVKPYNFIERDGKGLIQPAIKIRGKEYLRIIYGPEYTAAENIIRLKSRGLNAKRGLAMREFALGIEGLQRFTDKEPLRRVHQCVFGVLAMESEPVDPRL, via the coding sequence ATGTCAACAAATAAAACCATACAAATACCCGAATTAGCATTGGTGGTCCTGATAGGCGCTACCGGCTCAGGAAAATCTTCGTTTGCTAAAAAGCATTTTAAGCCAACGGAGATTGTATCTTCTGATGCCTGCCGTGGCCTGGTGAGTGACGACGAAAACAACCAGGCTGCCTCTGCCGACGCATTTGCTTTGGCCAGGTACATCACCGGCCTGCGCTTAAAGAACGGGTTGGTTACGGTAATAGATGCCACCAATGTTCAGGAAGAGGCGCGTAAAGACTGGATAAAGCTGGCCAGGGAATATCATTGTCTGCCGGTAGCTATCATCTTGAATATGCCGGAAAAAGTTTGCGCGCAGCGTAATGGCTTACGCCCCGACAGAAACTTCGGCGCGCATGTGATACCGCAGCATATCTCGCAATTGAAACGAAGCTTTAAAAAGTTAAAGTACGAAGGCTTTCGCCATATCTTCGAATTGCGATCACCTGAAGAAGTTGATGCGATAAGCGGTATTGTGCGCGATCCTTTATATAACAATAAAAAGGAAGAAACAGGGCCATTAGACATCATAGGTGATATACACGGCTGCTATGACGAGTTAATACAGCTTTTGACAGACTTGAATTACACTAACAATGGTGAAACATGGGTTCATCCTGAGGGCAGAAAGGCTGTTTTTGCAGGTGACTTAGTTGATCGCGGGCCTAAAACGCCTGATGTATTAAAGTTGGTCATGAGCATGACATCGACCGGTAACGCTTACTGTGTGCCTGATAACCATGACATTAAACTCATGCGCTGGTTAAGCGGTAAAAACGTCCAGGCCAAACACGGGTTACAGGAATCGATCGATCAGTTAAGTCTGGAAACTCAGGAATTCAGGGAACAGGCCAGGAAGTTTTTAGATGGGCTTATCAGCCATTATGTATTTGATGGCGGTAAATTGGTAGTTGCGCATGCAGGTTTAAAAGAAAGCATGCAGGGTCGTGGTTCAGGTGCGGTACGTGAATTTTGCCTGTACGGAGAAACTACTGGCGAGATTGATGAATTTGGCTTACCGGTCAGGTTGAACTGGGCGGCCGAGTATAAAGGCAGAGCAATGGTTGTTTACGGGCATACGCCCGTTCCGGAAGCACAATGGCTAAACAACACCATTGATATTGACACCGGCTGTGTATTTGGCGGGTCATTAACCGCTTTGCGCTATCCTGAACGGGAGTTGGTAGCCGTAAAGGCCGCCCAGGTTTACTGCGAGCCGGTAAAGCCTTTAAATCATGGTAAAGCCGACAAAACAAGCTTAACCATGCAACAGGAAAATGATACCGTGTTGGATATCGCTGAATTTACAGGGAAGCAAATTGTAGAAACGCGCTTGGGTAACAACATCACCATAAGGGAAGAAAACGCCATTGCGGCTTTAGAAGTCATGAGCCGCTTTGCGATCAATCCAAAATGGCTGATCTATTTGCCGCCTACAATGAGTCCGTCGAAGACCAGCATACTGGATGACTACCTTGAATTCCCAACCGAAGCTTTTGATTATTACAAAGCAGCCGGGATTAGTAAAGTGGTTTGCCAGGAGAAGCATATGGGTTCAAGGGCGGTGGTTATCGTGGGTAAGAATGAAGAAGCGATCAGCAAAGCATTTGGAATTACAGGAGAAGGGATAGGTACGGTTTATACCCGTACAGGTCGCGCCTTCTTCAATGACAAAGCAACCGAGCAGGCCTTGTTGGCACGATTGAATGAAGCTTTGGTCAATTCGGGATTCTATGAAGCATTCGATACCGACTGGGTTTGTTTGGATACTGAGTTAATGCCTTGGAGTGCTAAAGCGCAAGCTTTACTACAAACGCAATATGCAGCTGTAGGCAGCGCGGCAACGCATGCCTTGGACGATGTGATGGATGCGCTGAAACAATTAACTAAAAGGGATGCAAACGGAGGAGCATTGTTAGCGGAATATAGCGAAAGGCAAAATGAAGCTAAGCAATTCACTAAAGCTTATCAGCAGTATTGCTGGCCGGTAAACAGCCTTGACGATTATAAACTGGCGCCATTCCACATCTTAGCATCCGAAGGAAAACTTTGGACAAGTGAGAATCACGAATGGCATATGGAACAAATAAAAAAGATTTGTGAGGCCGATCCGGTTATATTGTTGGCTACACCTTATAAAGTCGTGGAACTGAATGATGAAACCAGCATTAACTATGCTACGGAGTGGTGGTTATCTTTAACGGGGAAAGGCGGTGAAGGTATGGTGGTTAAACCTTACAACTTTATTGAAAGAGACGGTAAAGGATTGATACAACCAGCTATCAAGATCAGGGGAAAAGAATATTTGCGGATCATCTATGGTCCGGAATATACCGCCGCTGAAAACATCATCCGCCTAAAGTCGCGCGGATTAAATGCCAAAAGAGGATTAGCCATGCGCGAGTTTGCTTTGGGCATAGAAGGGTTGCAGCGTTTTACAGATAAAGAACCGTTAAGACGCGTACACCAATGTGTATTTGGAGTGCTGGCTATGGAAAGTGAACCTGTAGACCCAAGATTGTAA
- a CDS encoding helix-turn-helix transcriptional regulator gives MEYIEGIRKAIVAKKTLCLTYQSFKAREASTFCFSAYLLKEYRNRWFVLGIPHKNRGHLLNLALDRIQSIEEHDEKYRENRIIDLTTYYNDVIGVTKSPGQRDCEVVFWIDNANAPYVITKPLHHTQKLLGDENEGKVFSIKVILNFELERELLGFGSKIRVLRPRILVKQIKAQLQKTLSSYEIVEKQHSLEHELPNED, from the coding sequence TTGGAATATATTGAAGGCATCCGTAAGGCGATTGTGGCTAAGAAAACACTTTGCTTAACGTATCAGTCTTTCAAAGCGCGGGAAGCCAGTACTTTTTGCTTTAGCGCTTATTTGTTAAAAGAATACAGAAATCGCTGGTTTGTTTTGGGAATACCGCATAAAAATAGAGGTCATCTGTTAAACCTTGCGCTTGACAGGATACAATCCATAGAAGAGCATGATGAGAAATATCGGGAGAATAGAATTATAGACTTGACTACTTATTACAATGATGTGATCGGCGTTACCAAATCTCCCGGTCAGCGTGATTGCGAGGTGGTATTCTGGATCGATAATGCTAACGCGCCTTATGTAATCACCAAGCCGCTTCATCATACGCAAAAGCTGTTAGGTGACGAAAACGAGGGTAAGGTTTTTAGTATCAAAGTGATTCTTAATTTTGAGCTGGAGCGGGAACTATTGGGATTCGGTTCAAAAATAAGAGTCTTGCGTCCAAGGATATTGGTGAAACAAATTAAGGCGCAGCTACAAAAAACACTTAGTAGCTATGAAATAGTAGAAAAGCAACATTCACTAGAGCACGAATTGCCAAACGAGGATTGA